A stretch of DNA from Roseovarius faecimaris:
CGCGCGTCAGGGTTGGCGGGGGGAATTTGGCGCGCCGGGGATGCCTCCGGCGGGAGTATTTGGAGAACAATGAAAGGGCTCAGCGCCCCCAGCGATCAGCGGCGCGGCGCAGGCGGGTGCCGAAGAGGCGGGCGGTTTCGGCGTCACCGTCCGAGATCAGCCGGGATTTGTCCGGATCCGAGCGCGCCATGAGGCCCAGCATGGAGCCGTCACGGTCGATGCCGGGGCGGTCCGGGTTGACCGGCGCGCCGATCTCGGTCGCGCCGACCCAGAGCATGCCCATCTGCGCCGCGAAGATGCTGAGGCGCAGCAGCGTGCTGAGCTTGTCGCCCGAGGGGTAGGTGCCGATGGTGAAGCCCCCGGCGAGCTTGTTCTGCCAGCTTTGTGCGGTCCAGCGCGCATCAGAGGCCTCTTCGAGGAAGTGAACGTAGCGGGCGGCGACGGAGCCCATATAGGTGGGGCTGCCGAAGATGATGGCCGGGGCGGCGTCGAGCGCATCCCAGTCGGCCTGGGTCATCGTTTCGATATCGATCAGCCGGGCCGGGGCGGCGCCCTCGGCGATGGCCTGCGCGAGCCGTGCGGTATGGCCGTGGCCGGAGAAATAGGGGATGGCGATGGGATGGGTCATGGGGCGCAGTTTTGGCCGCTTGGATGGCTGGATGCAAGGGCGGCGGTTTGCTATGGCGGGCAGAGCGGCACCGGGGAGCGAGGGGATATGAGCGACGTCAAAGCACAATACGAGGCCTATCCCTATCCGGAGCGCGCGCCGGAGGAGGAGGCCAGGCGGCTGATCACCGGCTCGCCGTCGCATCCGCTGGAGATCGATCATTTCATTTATGGCGGACAGAGGGACTGGGCCCGGCCGCTGCGGGTGCTGGTGGCGGGCGGCGGGACCGGCGACGGGCTGGTGCAGCTGGCGCAGCTGATGGCGCAGGCGGGCAGGGCCTGTGAAATCACCTATGTGGATCTGTCAAAGGCCTCGCGGAAGATTGCCGAGGCCAGGATCAAGGCTCGGGGGCTCAAAGGCGTGCGGTTTGTCACCGGCAGCCTGCTGGATGCGCCTGAGCTGGGAACATTTGATTACATCGACTGCTGCGGGGTGTTGCATCACTTGCCGGAGCCTGCCGAGGGGTTCCGGGCCTTGCGCGCGGCATTGGCCCCGGGGGGTGGGATGGGGTTCATGGTCTATGCGCCGTATGGCCGCTCCGGGGTCTATCCTTTGCAGGAGGCGTTTGGCGCGCTTTATGCCGGGCTGGCCCCGGAGGAGAAACTGGCCGCCGCACGGGCGCTGCTGGAGCGGCTGCCGGAGGGGCATCCGTTTCGCTGCAATCCCAATCTGGGGGATCACCAGGACAGCGATGCCGGGTTCTATGACCTGCTGCTGCATAGCCAGGACCGGGCCTTTGATGTGCCTGCCCTGCTGCAGGTGCTGGGCGAGACCGGCTGGCGGCTGAGCGGGTTCACGATGCCCGCGCTCTATGATCTTGCCCGGATCACGCAGGTGCCCGAGGGACTGGATGAGGCAACGCGGATGGCGGTGGCCGAGAAGCTGCGCGGCACGATCAAGACCCATGTGGCCTATGCGGTGCCCGAGGAGGCCGAGACAGGGCGCGCGACCGGGGCCAACCGGGCGCTGGTGCCGCATCTGAAGGGTGTGGACGGGCGGGCGCTGGCGCAGGCGGCAGCGCAGGGTCAGGCGCCGAAGCTGAGCTTTGCCGGGGTCGAGGCGCGGCTGAGCCTGCCGAAAGAGGCCGCGCCGCTGCTGGCGGCGGTGAACGGGCGGCGGAGCCTGGCGGAGATTGCCGGGGCGACGAAGGCGGACCCGATCGCCTTTGGCGCGCTCTGGGGCAGGGTGGAGCGGGAGCTGGCGGACTGGGGTCTGTTGCTCTATTCCTCGATCCTTCGCTGATGCGCGGCGGCGCGCCGTTTCGTCAGCCCGGTGGCGCAGTGCCGCGGGCCGGGCGCGCGATCACCACCCAGGCCAGGTAGGCCGACAGGATTGCCGCGAAGAAGCACCAGACCGAAATGAACGCATAGGCGAAAAAGCCGTATGTGGCGACCAGCGAGACGGCCACCAGCGCGCCGAAGATGCGGATATGCCTGTGCGAGGAGAGCAGCAGGGCACTGACCACGATGGCGGCATAGAAAAGCTTGAGCGCCGTCCGGCTGATGATGCCTTCGTAGATCAGCGTGGTGCGGTACTCGATCGAGCGGTGGATCACCTCGACATAGAGCCAGTCGCGCAGAAGCGCCGCGGGCAGGAAGATAGAGAGCCCGAAGAGGCAGCCGATAACGCTGAGCCAGCCAAGGCCGCGGCGGCGCCGACCTGGGGGTTCGGTCAGCCAGACGGATAGCGGCACCCAGGCGAGCCAGAAAAAATGCGAGAAGAACAGGAAGCCGCGGGCGCTGGCTATGGTCAGAGCGGGGTCCTCTGCGCCGATGCCCAGCCACAATGCGCCTTCGATGGCCTGTTGCAGGCCGAACGCCAGGGGGTAGACCGCAAAGGGCCAGAGAGGAGAGCCCGTGCCGCGCGCATTGGCAAGCGTGATGGCGCCGAGGGGCACGAGCGCCCCGGCAAGGGTGAAGCTGGCGGTTGCGGAAAAGCACATGGTGCGGGCCTCCGGTTGGGGCGGTCAAGGCGATCTGATCTGACAAGTATACCGCGCGGCGGAGCAGGCCGGTTTGAGGTGGGTCAAAGGCGCCCGGTAATTTGATCAAATTTTGTTTCATGGGTGGCGCCGAGCGATTTGCGGCGTAATGTGTCAGATGTGTTGACCTTTTGAGGGAGGGGGGTGTCATGACGGACGCGCCCATACGCGTGGCGATCAACGGGTTTGGCCGGATTGGCCGGACCTTGCTGCGGATTCTCATGCGCGATGCGCCGGGGATCGAGCTGGTGCTGATCAACGAGATCGAGCCGCTGGAGACCTGCGCCTATCTGTTTCAGTATGACAGCGTGTTCGGCCCCTGGCCCGGAGAGGTCCGGGTTGAGCACCGGACGCTTGTCGTCGGTGAGCGGCGCATTCCCTTTCATGGCGAGACCGACCTGCGCGCGCTTGATCTGAGCGGTGTTGACGTGGTGCTGGAATGCACCGGCATGGGCGGGGCGCGGGCGATGGCCGAGAGGGGCCTTGAGGCCGGTGCCGGGGCGGTGCTGGTTTCGGGGCCGTCGGCGGAGGCGGATGTGACTTGCGTGCTGGGCGCCAACGAGGCCGATCTGGGGCAGCACCGGATCGTGTCGAACGCGTCATGCACCACCAATGCGCTGGCCCCGCTGGCGCGGCTTCTGGACGAGGCTTATGGCCTGAAAAGCGGGCAGATGACGACGGTGCATTGCTATACGGGCAGCCAGCCCACGGTGGACAAGCCGCGCGGCGCGCCGGAACGCAGCCGTGCTGCGGCGCTGTCGATGGTGCCCACCACTACAAGCGCCCAGCATCAGACCGGGCTGGTCCTGCCCTGGCTGAAAGGCCGGATCGAGGCGCGCGCCATCCGGGTGCCGACGGCCAGCGTGAGCTGCATCGACCTGACGGTGCAGACCGGGCGGCGGGTGACGGAAGAAGAGGTACGCGCGCTGATGCAAGAGGCTGCGCAAAGATCGGGCGTCTTCGGGTACACCGAACAGCCCCTGGTCAGCGCCGATCTGCGGCAGCGGCCGGAATCGATCATCCTGAGCGGGCCGGAAACCTCGGTATCGACGGGAGGATTGCTCAGGGTCTTTGGCTGGTATGACAATGAGTGGGGATTTTCCTGCCGGATGCTCGACATGGCGCGGCTGATGGCGGCGCGCTGAGCCGAGATGCATGCCGTCGGCGCGCGTTTTTTTGCCGAGAAGAAGAGGGGCGCACACCCTGTCGTGCGGCGCAGCGGGGCATGGCGCGCTTTGTTGTGACCCTTGCCAGCAGCGGTACCGGCGGCGTCTAGGCGGATTTTTCGGACATGCCCTGGCGGGCCGCCATGACATCGCGGGCCAGTGTCAGCGTGTAGGCTTCGAGATCGTGCAGGGCGGCGTCGGCCAGGGCGGCGTTGCGCGCCTCGAGCGCGTCGGCGATGCGGGTGTGCAGGCCGACAATGGCTTCGCGCGAGCGGGCGGTGAAGGTGATCATGTTCATCAGGGGTTGCATGGCCTCGACCGCGCCGGCGAGCTGGTAACTGAGCACCGGGTTGGCCGCTGAATCGACCAGCGCGCGGTGGAAGGTGACATCTGAGGCGCAGAAGCTTTCGTCACTCAGGCCGGGCTGACCCTGGCGGTGGATCTCGGCGCGCATCGTGGCCAGCATGTCGGGTGTGCGGCGCTGCGCGGCAAGGGGCGCGCACGCGCGTTCGAGCGCATAGCGGGCTTCGCAGGCGGTTGCGAAGCTGACCGCGTTCATGCTGAGCAGGAGCGTGGCGGTGGTGATCTGCTGGCCGTAGGCCTCTTCATAAGAGAGCCGGTTGACGAAGGCCCCGCCGAAGGCCCCGCGCTGGGTGCGGATGAGCGACTGGGCGGCGAGCCGTTTGAGCGCCTCGCGCACGGTGGAGCGGGAGACGGCGAACTGCTCGGCTAGCTCGGCTTCGGAGGGCAGGCGTTCATCGACGATCATCCGGCCCTCGACGATGGCATCGCGAATGGCCTGGGCAATCTGGGCCGAGAGGTCTGGCTTCTTATCAGGTTCAGTTTTCATTTGTCTGACATTTAAATGTCTGGCATTTGTGATGCAAGACTGAATTGATTCTCTCCGGTCTGAGGATTCGACCCTGAGCACCACCATCAGACATAGCTTGCGCAGCGCGCTTTGGCTGGCTTTTTTTGCGGCCATCCTTGCGGCGTGGTGGGTGATGTATTCCATGGCGATCGACATGGATGTCGATCTGATCGGGCGGCCGGGGGCCGAGGGCGCGATCATGCAGTCGATGGATCCGCGCATGCCGATGTATATGCCGATGGCCAATTTCGGGCCATTGTTCGCGATGTGGGCGATCATGATGGCGGCGATGATGCTGCCCACCATGGTGCCGACGCTTCGGTCGTACGAGGACCTGATCCACAGCGCCAACGGAAGCTGGGCCGGTTGGGCAGGTGTGCTGGCCGGGTATGCGATCATGTGGGTGGGTTTCGCCGCGCTGATCGCGGGCGTGCAGCTGGCGCTGCTCTTCGGCGGGGTGATCGACATGCTTGGGATCGCCAAATCGCCGCTGCTGGGTGCGGCACTGCTGATCGCGGTGGGCGCGTTTCAGTTCACCCGCACCAAGGAGCTGTGCCACGGGGTGTGCCATTCGCCGATGAGCTATTTCCTTGGCCATTGGCGACCCGGCGGCCTCGGTGGCTTGCGTATGGGGCTGGGGCTGGGCGCCTATTGCGTGGTCTGCTGCTGGGGTTTCATGGCGCTGGGTTTCGTCGGCGGGGTGATGAACCTCGCCTGGATGGGCCTCGCCACGCTTTTTATGGTGCTGGAAAAACTGCCCCAGATCGGGCACCGTGTGGTGCGCCCGCTGGGGATTGCAATGATCATCGGGGGGGTGGCCTGGGCCATTTCGCCGGTCGTAACGGGAGGATAGACCATGGCCGTGAAACGCAAACCCGAGGCCGATAAGCTGCCGGTGTCGCAGCGCATCGACAACCGGATGCCCAACCCCAAGCGTCGGCAGATGAGCCCGACGGAATGGGCCATCAAGGGCGAGCTTTTTCTGAACTGCTCATGCACGGTGTTCTGCCCCTGTGTGGTCAGCTTGGGGAACCATCCGCCCACCGAGGGCCATTGCCATGCCTGGATGGGCATTGCCATTGACGAGGGCCATTTCGAGGGCGAGGACCTCTCTGGGCTGAATGTCGGGCTGCTGGTGGATATCCCGGGCCGGATGGGCGAGGGCAACTGGAAAGTGGCCGCCTATGTGGACGAGCGCGCCTCGGGCAAGGCATATAACGGCATTCTGCAGATCTTCTCGGGCCAGGCGGGGGGCACGACGGGGCTTTTCACCATGCTGGTGAGCGAGATCATCGGCGCCGAGCGTCAGAAGGTCGATATTGTCCGCGAGGGCAAGAAGCGCGGCCTTTATATCGGGCGCAAGATCCAGGGCGAGATCGAGATGATCGACGGATCCTCACCCGATCATCCGGTCATGGTGACCAATTCGAAATACTGGATGGGGCCGGATATCATCGCCGCGAAAGGGCTGAAAAGCCGGGTGCGCGATTATGGCCGGGTCTGGGATTTCGGGGGCAAATCCGCCGAGATCTGCCCGATTGACTGGCACGGGCCAAAATAAGCCCATTTAAGGAGATACAGGGGTGGCGTTTATCTTTCCCTCGCGCCGGGTACGGCGCACGCCGTTCTCGGACGGTGTCGAGGCCGCGGGTGTGCGCGGCTATACGGTCTATAATCACATGCTGCTGCCGACGGTGTTTCACACCACCGAGGCCGATTATCGCCACCTGAAGACGCAGGTGCAGGTCTGGGATGTCGCCTGTGAGCGGCAGGTGCAGGTGAAGGGCCCGGATGCGCGGCGGCTGATCCAGTACCTGACCCCGCGCGATCTGAGCACACTGCGCGAAGATCGCTGCATGTATATCCCGGTCTGCGATCAGAATGGCGGGATGCTGAACGATCCGGTGCTGCTGGATGCGGGGCCCGACACCTACTGGATTTCCATCGCCGACAGCGATTTCCTCTTTTGGGTGCAGGCGGTGGCGGGCATGGGCAATTTCGATGTCGAGGTGACCGAGCCCGATGTCTCGCCCTTGGCCGTCCAAGGCCCGCTGGCCGACGAGCTGATGTCCCGGGTCTTTGGCGGCGCTGTGACGGGCCTGCGGTTTTTCGGTTGTGGCCGGTTCGAGTGGGAGGGGCATGAGTTCCTGATCGCGCGCTCGGGCTATTCCAAGCAGGGGGGCTTTGAGATCTACGTGAATGACACAGCCCTTGGCATGCCGCTTTGGGACGCGTTGTTCGCGGCCGGCGAGGATTTGCAGGTGCGGGCGGGCTGTCCGAACCTGATCGAGCGGATCGAGGGCGGATTGCTGAGCTATGGCAACGACATGACGCGCGAAAACTCGCCAATGGAATGTGGGTTGGGGCGCTATGTGTCGGATAACCAGCTGGAGCATTGCATCGGCGGACGGGCGCTGCGCGAAGAGCGTGAGGCGGGCTCGAAACGGATGATCCGCCCGGTGGCGATTGAGGGCATGGCCCCGCCCAGCGACCGGGCCTGGCCGCTTTATGCGGACGGCCGCCAGGTCGGGCGCGTGTCGTCGGCCGCCTACAGCCCCGATTTCGAGACCACGGTGGCGATCGCCATGGTGGACCGGTCGCACTGGGATGCCGGCACCGCGCTGGAGGTGGATACGCAGGATGGTATGCTCTCGGGTGTTGTGCAGGACCGGTTCTGGATCTGAGCGGGGCTGAGAAAATTCGTACGAATTTTCTTTTGCCTTCGGCGAGAGTATTTTTGGAACAATGAAGGAGAGAGAGATGTTCAAGGCACTTGTGGTTGAGAAGGACGAAGACAGCGGCAAGACCTCCGCGGTGGTGCAGGAGATCAGCGAGGATCAGCTGCCCGAGGCCGATGTGACGGTGGCGGTCGAGTATTCGACAGTCAACTACAAGGACGGGTTGTGCATCGGGCCGGGCGGCGGGCTGGTGCGCAAGTATCCGCATGTGCCGGGGATCGATTTTGCCGGAACCGTGGAGGCCTCGGAGGACGACCGTTACAAGCCCGGCGACAAGGTGGTGCTGACCGGCTGGCGCGTGGGCGAGGCGCATTGGGGCGGTTATGCCCAGAAGGCCCGGGTCAAGGCCGATTGGCTGGTGCCGCTGCCCGAGGGGCTGGATGCGCGTCAGGCGATGGCCGTGGGTACGGCGGGTTTTACGGCGATGCTGGCAGTGATGGCGCTGGAGGATCACGGGCTCGAGCCGGGGCATGGTCCGGTACTGGTCACCGGGGCCGCGGGCGGTGTGGGATCGGTCGCGACGGCGATCCTTGCCAATCTGGGCTATGAGGTGGCGGGTGTCACCGGGCGGCCGGAAACGGGCGATTACCTGAAAAGCCTCGGCGCGAGCCAGATCGTGCCGCGCGAGGACCTGAACGAGACCACCAAGCGCCCGCTGGAGGGTGAGACCTGGGCGGGCTGTGTCGATGCCGTGGGCGGCGAGATGCTGGCGCGCGTGCTGGGGCAGATGAAATATGGCTGCTCGGTCGCGGCTGTGGGTCTGGCCGGGGGGGCGGCGCTGCCTGCGACGGTCATCCCCTTCCTGCTGCGCGGGGTGAACCTTTTGGGGATCGACAGCGTCATGCAGCCCTATGACAACCGCGTGCGGGCATGGCAGCGCATTGCCAGCGACCTGCCGATGGACAAGCTCGAGGCGATGATCCAGCCCGCGACGCTGGAGGATCTGCCGGGGTTGGGGCGTGACATCCTGAAGGGTCAGGTCAAGGGCCGGGTCGTGGTGGATGTGAACGCCTGATCTTGGGCGCCGATCTGATCATACGAAAGGCGCGGGCCGGAGACTGGCCCGCGCTTTGGTCCATCCTTCAGCCGGTGATCCGCGCGGGTGAGACCTATGCGATCGATCCCGCGCTGCCGGAAGAGGCGGCGCGCGCGATGTGGATGGAGGCGCCTGCCGCCACCTATCTGGCCGAGCAGGGCGGAGACATCCTCGGAACCTACTATATCAAGACCAATGCCGCGGGCGGCGGCGCGCATGTGTGCAACTGCGGCTATATGGTGGGCGAGGCGGCGCGCGGGCGCGGCGTGGCCGGGGCCATGTGCGCCCATTCCCAGGAGGCCGCGCGCGCGCTTGGCTATCGCGCCATGCAATTCAACATGGTGCTGTGCTCCAACACAGGCGCGATCCGGCTTTGGGAAAAGATGGGATATGACACGGTGGGCCGGCTGCCGCGTGTCTTCGCGCATCCGAGCGAGGGGTTGGTGGATGCGCTGGTCATGTATAAGTGGCTGGAGGATACCCCGGCCTGACGCGTCACGGGAAAGTATGGGACGCTGCTTGGGAAACCACGGCACATGCCCCAAGAGTCGACGAATCAACCGCAGATTTAGGGGTGTTTCGCCCGTAGCATGGGGTTTGTTACCCCTTAATTGCGGCTGAGCTTCGAAAAATTTCAAGATATCCGGGAATTGATGGGACTTTTTTGCCGGTCAAGGTGGGCCACTATATATTGTGTTCGGTGGGCGGAATTCAGCTAGGTTATGCGCCAGTAGGGTGATTTTCTCCACATGATCTTGTTTTTCTAGGGGGTGAAAAACAAGATGCAGTGGCAAATTCCCAAAAAATGTTCTTGATTACCATGAATTCCCGTGTCATCCCTAATGACAGATGAAGACGGGACAGGGGCACCAAACGACCCCGAACACAAAAAACCCTAAGGCAGGTTCATACAGGCATCCGCTTTCATCGAACGAAGAGATCCGGCGCGCGGGCGAGCAGACATCCCCCCAGGTGGCGCGCGCAGCTGGACACCCCGC
This window harbors:
- a CDS encoding class I SAM-dependent methyltransferase, which gives rise to MSDVKAQYEAYPYPERAPEEEARRLITGSPSHPLEIDHFIYGGQRDWARPLRVLVAGGGTGDGLVQLAQLMAQAGRACEITYVDLSKASRKIAEARIKARGLKGVRFVTGSLLDAPELGTFDYIDCCGVLHHLPEPAEGFRALRAALAPGGGMGFMVYAPYGRSGVYPLQEAFGALYAGLAPEEKLAAARALLERLPEGHPFRCNPNLGDHQDSDAGFYDLLLHSQDRAFDVPALLQVLGETGWRLSGFTMPALYDLARITQVPEGLDEATRMAVAEKLRGTIKTHVAYAVPEEAETGRATGANRALVPHLKGVDGRALAQAAAQGQAPKLSFAGVEARLSLPKEAAPLLAAVNGRRSLAEIAGATKADPIAFGALWGRVERELADWGLLLYSSILR
- a CDS encoding FadR/GntR family transcriptional regulator, with translation MKTEPDKKPDLSAQIAQAIRDAIVEGRMIVDERLPSEAELAEQFAVSRSTVREALKRLAAQSLIRTQRGAFGGAFVNRLSYEEAYGQQITTATLLLSMNAVSFATACEARYALERACAPLAAQRRTPDMLATMRAEIHRQGQPGLSDESFCASDVTFHRALVDSAANPVLSYQLAGAVEAMQPLMNMITFTARSREAIVGLHTRIADALEARNAALADAALHDLEAYTLTLARDVMAARQGMSEKSA
- the acuI gene encoding acryloyl-CoA reductase gives rise to the protein MFKALVVEKDEDSGKTSAVVQEISEDQLPEADVTVAVEYSTVNYKDGLCIGPGGGLVRKYPHVPGIDFAGTVEASEDDRYKPGDKVVLTGWRVGEAHWGGYAQKARVKADWLVPLPEGLDARQAMAVGTAGFTAMLAVMALEDHGLEPGHGPVLVTGAAGGVGSVATAILANLGYEVAGVTGRPETGDYLKSLGASQIVPREDLNETTKRPLEGETWAGCVDAVGGEMLARVLGQMKYGCSVAAVGLAGGAALPATVIPFLLRGVNLLGIDSVMQPYDNRVRAWQRIASDLPMDKLEAMIQPATLEDLPGLGRDILKGQVKGRVVVDVNA
- a CDS encoding DUF1326 domain-containing protein, which codes for MAVKRKPEADKLPVSQRIDNRMPNPKRRQMSPTEWAIKGELFLNCSCTVFCPCVVSLGNHPPTEGHCHAWMGIAIDEGHFEGEDLSGLNVGLLVDIPGRMGEGNWKVAAYVDERASGKAYNGILQIFSGQAGGTTGLFTMLVSEIIGAERQKVDIVREGKKRGLYIGRKIQGEIEMIDGSSPDHPVMVTNSKYWMGPDIIAAKGLKSRVRDYGRVWDFGGKSAEICPIDWHGPK
- a CDS encoding N-acetyltransferase family protein; translated protein: MGADLIIRKARAGDWPALWSILQPVIRAGETYAIDPALPEEAARAMWMEAPAATYLAEQGGDILGTYYIKTNAAGGGAHVCNCGYMVGEAARGRGVAGAMCAHSQEAARALGYRAMQFNMVLCSNTGAIRLWEKMGYDTVGRLPRVFAHPSEGLVDALVMYKWLEDTPA
- a CDS encoding type I glyceraldehyde-3-phosphate dehydrogenase yields the protein MTDAPIRVAINGFGRIGRTLLRILMRDAPGIELVLINEIEPLETCAYLFQYDSVFGPWPGEVRVEHRTLVVGERRIPFHGETDLRALDLSGVDVVLECTGMGGARAMAERGLEAGAGAVLVSGPSAEADVTCVLGANEADLGQHRIVSNASCTTNALAPLARLLDEAYGLKSGQMTTVHCYTGSQPTVDKPRGAPERSRAAALSMVPTTTSAQHQTGLVLPWLKGRIEARAIRVPTASVSCIDLTVQTGRRVTEEEVRALMQEAAQRSGVFGYTEQPLVSADLRQRPESIILSGPETSVSTGGLLRVFGWYDNEWGFSCRMLDMARLMAAR
- a CDS encoding flavodoxin family protein; translation: MTHPIAIPYFSGHGHTARLAQAIAEGAAPARLIDIETMTQADWDALDAAPAIIFGSPTYMGSVAARYVHFLEEASDARWTAQSWQNKLAGGFTIGTYPSGDKLSTLLRLSIFAAQMGMLWVGATEIGAPVNPDRPGIDRDGSMLGLMARSDPDKSRLISDGDAETARLFGTRLRRAADRWGR
- a CDS encoding DUF2182 domain-containing protein; its protein translation is MRHSLRSALWLAFFAAILAAWWVMYSMAIDMDVDLIGRPGAEGAIMQSMDPRMPMYMPMANFGPLFAMWAIMMAAMMLPTMVPTLRSYEDLIHSANGSWAGWAGVLAGYAIMWVGFAALIAGVQLALLFGGVIDMLGIAKSPLLGAALLIAVGAFQFTRTKELCHGVCHSPMSYFLGHWRPGGLGGLRMGLGLGAYCVVCCWGFMALGFVGGVMNLAWMGLATLFMVLEKLPQIGHRVVRPLGIAMIIGGVAWAISPVVTGG
- a CDS encoding dimethylsulfoniopropionate demethylase, with amino-acid sequence MAFIFPSRRVRRTPFSDGVEAAGVRGYTVYNHMLLPTVFHTTEADYRHLKTQVQVWDVACERQVQVKGPDARRLIQYLTPRDLSTLREDRCMYIPVCDQNGGMLNDPVLLDAGPDTYWISIADSDFLFWVQAVAGMGNFDVEVTEPDVSPLAVQGPLADELMSRVFGGAVTGLRFFGCGRFEWEGHEFLIARSGYSKQGGFEIYVNDTALGMPLWDALFAAGEDLQVRAGCPNLIERIEGGLLSYGNDMTRENSPMECGLGRYVSDNQLEHCIGGRALREEREAGSKRMIRPVAIEGMAPPSDRAWPLYADGRQVGRVSSAAYSPDFETTVAIAMVDRSHWDAGTALEVDTQDGMLSGVVQDRFWI
- a CDS encoding DUF6629 family protein, translated to MCFSATASFTLAGALVPLGAITLANARGTGSPLWPFAVYPLAFGLQQAIEGALWLGIGAEDPALTIASARGFLFFSHFFWLAWVPLSVWLTEPPGRRRRGLGWLSVIGCLFGLSIFLPAALLRDWLYVEVIHRSIEYRTTLIYEGIISRTALKLFYAAIVVSALLLSSHRHIRIFGALVAVSLVATYGFFAYAFISVWCFFAAILSAYLAWVVIARPARGTAPPG